In the Ictalurus punctatus breed USDA103 chromosome 7, Coco_2.0, whole genome shotgun sequence genome, one interval contains:
- the LOC108261139 gene encoding SLAM family member 8 isoform X1 produces the protein MWDFHGYHISIFGVLMFGILQGVFVVLADTNTVKVYRATGSSLDLTLNYSKQSVSSVRWKFNEKQFAGYSQKQYSHQNSQFTERLKEDNDKVGITVQDLQPQDSGIFSVVVDGTERQYPTQMFTVYIQIPITAVQIEKNQTWRLSTNSCDVDVKCAALGVEKVSYLWSGYKTGSGAQLKFSLSPAEGAVTLNCTAANNVSSILATEILSCSTEHQETVFAEGIPQWIVIAGVAAALLLIAFIAALCCCWRSHKGGSVEDSGTTVYADVNTQVTAQKNHRSESVINGMTVYETVDDLRVTPEMTIYAKVTLPQHAKISSTSSSPYQQVC, from the exons ATGTGGGACTTTCATGGATATCATATCTCCATCTTTGGAGTGCTAATGTTTGGAATTCTTCAAG gtgtgtttgttgttttagcTGATACAAACACAGTGAAGGTGTACAGAGCTACTGGAAGCTCCCTGGATCTAACACTGAACTATTCAAAACAATCAGTGTCATCAGTCAGGTGGAAGTTCAATGAGAAACAGTTTGCTGGGTATTCTCAGAAGCAGTACTCACACCAGAATTCCCAGTTCACTGAACGGCTAAAGGAGGATAATGATAAAGTTGGAATAACTGTACAAGATCTTCAACCCCAAGACTCTGGGATATTCTCAGTAGTTGTAGATGGAACTGAAAGACAGTATCCAACACAGATGTTTACAGTTTATATTCAAA ttcccATAACAGCTGTGCAGATTGAGAAGAATCAGACGTGGAGATTGTCCACAAACAGCTGTGATGTTGATGTGAAGTGTGCAGCGCTCGGAGTTGAGAAGGTCTCCTACCTGTGGAGCGGCTATAAGACTGGAAGTGGAGCTCAGCTGAAGTTCAGTCTTTCACCAGCAGAAGGAGCTGttacactgaactgcactgcagCTAACAACGTCAGCTCCATTTTAGCTACAGAGATACTGAGCTGTAGCACTGAACATCAAGAAACAG TGTTTGCAGAAGGCATACCACAGTGGATTGTAATAGCAGGAGTAGCTGCTGCCCTTTTGCTTATCGCTTTTATTGCTGCTCTGTGCTGCTGTTGGAGATCTCACAAAG GTGGCAGTGTTGAAGACAGTGGAACAACAGTGTATGCAGACGTCAATACTCAAGTCACAGCTCAGAAAAAT CATCGGTCAGAAAGTGTTATTAATGGAATGACGGTTTACGAAACGGTGGATGACCTCAGAGTGACCCCAGAAATG ACTATTTACGCTAAAGTGACACTTCCTCAACATGCAAAGATCAGCTCTACTTCTTCCTCACCATACCAGCAAGTTTGCTAA
- the LOC108261139 gene encoding uncharacterized protein LOC108261139 isoform X3: MFTVYIQIPITAVQIEKNQTWRLSTNSCDVDVKCAALGVEKVSYLWSGYKTGSGAQLKFSLSPAEGAVTLNCTAANNVSSILATEILSCSTEHQETVFAEGIPQWIVIAGVAAALLLIAFIAALCCCWRSHKGGSVEDSGTTVYADVNTQVTAQKNHRSESVINGMTVYETVDDLRVTPEMTIYAKVTLPQHAKISSTSSSPYQQVC, from the exons ATGTTTACAGTTTATATTCAAA ttcccATAACAGCTGTGCAGATTGAGAAGAATCAGACGTGGAGATTGTCCACAAACAGCTGTGATGTTGATGTGAAGTGTGCAGCGCTCGGAGTTGAGAAGGTCTCCTACCTGTGGAGCGGCTATAAGACTGGAAGTGGAGCTCAGCTGAAGTTCAGTCTTTCACCAGCAGAAGGAGCTGttacactgaactgcactgcagCTAACAACGTCAGCTCCATTTTAGCTACAGAGATACTGAGCTGTAGCACTGAACATCAAGAAACAG TGTTTGCAGAAGGCATACCACAGTGGATTGTAATAGCAGGAGTAGCTGCTGCCCTTTTGCTTATCGCTTTTATTGCTGCTCTGTGCTGCTGTTGGAGATCTCACAAAG GTGGCAGTGTTGAAGACAGTGGAACAACAGTGTATGCAGACGTCAATACTCAAGTCACAGCTCAGAAAAAT CATCGGTCAGAAAGTGTTATTAATGGAATGACGGTTTACGAAACGGTGGATGACCTCAGAGTGACCCCAGAAATG ACTATTTACGCTAAAGTGACACTTCCTCAACATGCAAAGATCAGCTCTACTTCTTCCTCACCATACCAGCAAGTTTGCTAA
- the LOC108261139 gene encoding uncharacterized protein LOC108261139 isoform X2 produces the protein MWDFHGYHISIFGVLMFGILQVPITAVQIEKNQTWRLSTNSCDVDVKCAALGVEKVSYLWSGYKTGSGAQLKFSLSPAEGAVTLNCTAANNVSSILATEILSCSTEHQETVFAEGIPQWIVIAGVAAALLLIAFIAALCCCWRSHKGGSVEDSGTTVYADVNTQVTAQKNHRSESVINGMTVYETVDDLRVTPEMTIYAKVTLPQHAKISSTSSSPYQQVC, from the exons ATGTGGGACTTTCATGGATATCATATCTCCATCTTTGGAGTGCTAATGTTTGGAATTCTTCAAG ttcccATAACAGCTGTGCAGATTGAGAAGAATCAGACGTGGAGATTGTCCACAAACAGCTGTGATGTTGATGTGAAGTGTGCAGCGCTCGGAGTTGAGAAGGTCTCCTACCTGTGGAGCGGCTATAAGACTGGAAGTGGAGCTCAGCTGAAGTTCAGTCTTTCACCAGCAGAAGGAGCTGttacactgaactgcactgcagCTAACAACGTCAGCTCCATTTTAGCTACAGAGATACTGAGCTGTAGCACTGAACATCAAGAAACAG TGTTTGCAGAAGGCATACCACAGTGGATTGTAATAGCAGGAGTAGCTGCTGCCCTTTTGCTTATCGCTTTTATTGCTGCTCTGTGCTGCTGTTGGAGATCTCACAAAG GTGGCAGTGTTGAAGACAGTGGAACAACAGTGTATGCAGACGTCAATACTCAAGTCACAGCTCAGAAAAAT CATCGGTCAGAAAGTGTTATTAATGGAATGACGGTTTACGAAACGGTGGATGACCTCAGAGTGACCCCAGAAATG ACTATTTACGCTAAAGTGACACTTCCTCAACATGCAAAGATCAGCTCTACTTCTTCCTCACCATACCAGCAAGTTTGCTAA